The window TGCACCACCCCGGACGAGCTGGTGCGGGCCATCGCCGAGATGCCCCGCATCCGACCGCCCGAGCCGGTCTTCACCGCACCGCCCGAGTACCAGCGGACCAGCTACCAGCAGGGCTCATACGGCCGCCCGGCACCGCACGCCGCGCAGACCGCGCCGGTGATCGTGCCGCCGCCCCCGTTGCAGAGCCGGACCGGCAAAGCGCTCAAGTGGGGAGTGGCCGCTCTGCTGATCGCCGCTCTCGGCCTCGGCAGCTGGCAGCTTGCCGACGCGCTGATGAACCGCGACGCCCCCCAGCAGCCCGAGACCTCTCAGCCGGTGGACACCACGGACGAGAAGCCGGAGATCGCCACCCACAAGATCACCGGTGCCGCCGAGTACGCGCCGGACGGTGCCCCGCAGAACGCTGACTCCGTCGGCAACACCTACGACGGTGACAGCTCCACGTACTGGCGCTCCCGGAGCTTCGTGGACGGTCCGCGACTGGCTCCGTACAAGCAGGGCGTCGGCATCGTCTACGACCTCGGCGCGGAGAAGGACGTCTCAGCGGCGTCGATAGGTCTGCGCTACAGCGGCGACCGCACCACGGTCGAGCTCTACGCGGCCGACTCCCTGAGTTCCGGCACCCCGGTCGGGTCCATGAAGAAGATCGGCACCGCCACCACCCGGTCCACCACGGCGAAGGTCGAGGCCAAGGAGGCCGTCAAGACGCGGTACGTCGTGGTCTGGCTGACCCACGTCCCGCAGGCGCCGGGGGATCAGTACAGCGGCTCCGGGTACAAGCAGGCGATCACGGATGTGAAACTCAGGGGCTGAGCGGAGCTCTGGGGGGAGGGTTCCACGGTGGACGAAGCCATATCCGGGGCGCCGGACGACGCCGAACTGCTCGCCGCCCATGTCGGCGGCGACCCGGACGCCTTCGGCGAGCTGGTCAGGCGCCACCGCGACCGTCTCTGGGCGGTGGCGATCCGGACCCTCGGCGACCGTGAGGAGGCGGCCGACGCCGTCCAGGACGCCCTGGTCTCCGCCTACCGCCGGGCACACACCTTCCAGGGTCGCTCGGCGGTGACCACCTGGCTCCACCGGATCACCGTCAACGCCTGCCTCGACCGCGCCCGCAAGTCAGCCTCGCGCCGCACCTCCCCCATGGACGACCCGGAGCGCCTGGAACGAGTGCTGGAACCGCACGAGTCGGCCGCCGCCCCGGCCGAGCGCGGCGACGTACGGCGCCAGCTCGCCGAGGCCCTCGCCACCCTCGCCCCCGATCAGCGGGCTGCTCTCGTCCTCGTCGACATGCAGGGTTACCCGGTGGCGGAGGCGGCCCGCGTCCTGGGGGTGCCCGTCGGCACCGTCAAGAGCCGGTGCGCCCGAGGCCGGGCGCGCCTGCTGCCCCTCGTCACCCATCTGCGGACGGACTCCGCGCCGCCGGACAGGGATAACAGCGCTGCTGGTGGGGGAAGGAACCGGACGCAGGGGGCATCCGTCCCACCAGCGGCGGGCCCGAGAGATACCGGGCCGGCGAATTCGGCTGCCCTGAAGGGCGGAGGTGGGCGAGCGTGACATCCATGACCGACGCGACCGGCGACGCCGGGCACCCGGACGTGGCGGAGATCTCCGACCTCGCCGAGGGGCTGCTTGCCCCGCCGAGGAGCGGCGAGGTCCGCTCCCATCTGGATGCCTGCGCGCTCTGCGCGGACGTCCGCTCCTCCCTGGAGGAGATCCGGGGCCTGCTGGGCACGCTGCCCGGCCCCACCCGGATGCCGGCCGATGTCGCGGGACGCATCGACGCGGCCCTGGCCGCCGAGGCGCTCCTCGGGACCATGGAGCCGGAGGCCGGGGAAGCGGCGGCCGGACGAGGAGCGGGCGGGCCACAGGATTACTCCGCCTCGGAAGAGCAGCCCCGCCTCGCGACGGCGGAGGCGGAGGCGGACGAGGACACCGCCGACGCCGAGCGCACGGAACCCGTTGTTTCACGTGAAACAACGGCGGCCGATGTTTCACGTGAAACATCGCGTGAAACGGTCGCCGCGGAGACCACCTGCTCATCCTCCGGTGCCACAGATCCGACAGAATCCGCCGCAGCCTCCGGCGGCACGGATTCGGCAGAGGCCGCGTCGCCCGAAGCGAGCCCGGCTCAGGACCGGCTCACGTCACCCTCCTCGCCCGGCGCCTTGGGCCGGGGCGGAGTCAGGCGGCCCGGCCGGCCCGAAGGGCACGCACGCGGAGCCACAGGCCCGGGTCGTCAGGCCGGAGGCAGGGGCAGGCGCCGACGCCTCGTCCTCTCCTCGGTACTCGCGGCAGCCGCCATCGGGCTGGGCGCCGTCCTGGTGCCCGCGCTCACCGGTGCCGACTCGGATGGTGAGGCCGGCACCGCGTCTTCCGCGAACTCGGGACCGGTGTACTCCGACCGCGCCCTCCAGGGCCAGGTCTCCGCACTGCTGTCGGGCAAGGAGACGGGCGGCGGGCGGGAGGAGAAGCGGGAGCCGGGGGCCGGGAAGGACGATTCCTCGCTGGGCGTCCAGTCCAGCCCCGAGACGCCGGAACTCAACGAACCCCTGATGGCCCCCGGGCCTGAGCTCCCGCCCTGTGTGGAGCGTGCCGTCGCGGGAACCGAGCCCGCTCTCGCCCTGGAGCGGGGCCGCTACCGGGGCACCGACGCCTTCCTCGTCGTCCTGCCCGACCACCGCGACGATGCTCGCGTCACGGCCTACCTGGTCGATGCCGGCTGCGTGGACGCCGGAGACAAGGCCGGCGAGATTCTGCTGACCCGGACCTATCCCCGGAGTTGAAGCTCGGCTCCACCGACGGGCTGAGCACTCGCCGCTCTTCTTCGCCCAGCCGGGGGACGGGCTCCTTCGGGACCCCGCTTCTCACGCCTTCCGCCGGGCAGTCCTGCCGCCCTCGACGAGACGCCGACGAGCTGTGCCCGTGGCCAGCGTGGGAGGCGGGCGGTGCGGGAATGCACGGTGCGTAGGATCGGTTGGGTGGGGTGAGAGCCCCGGCAGGGATCAGGCCCCTGGCAACGCAGCAGTCCCCAGAGACGAGGAATCAAGCCGTGACCGACGTCCGTAACGTGATCATCATCGGCTCCGGGCCGGCCGGCTACACAGCCGCGCTCTACACCGCACGCGCATCCCTCAAGCCGCTGGTCTTCGAGGGCGCCGTCACCGCGGGTGGAGCCCTGATGAACACCACCGAGGTGGAGAACTTCCCCGGCTTCCAGGACGGCGTGATGGGCCCCGAGCTCATGGACAACATGCGCGCCCAGGCCGAGCGCTTCGGCGCCGAGCTGGTCCCGGACGACATCGTCTCGGTTGACCTCTCCGGCGAGATCAAGACGGTCACCGACACCGCCGGCACCGTGCACCGCGCCAAGACCGTCATCGTCACCACCGGCTCGCAGCACCGCAAGCTGGGCCTGCCGAACGAGGACGCTCTCTCCGGGCGCGGCGTCTCCTGGTGTGCCACCTGCGACGGTTTCTTCTTCAAGGACCAGGACATCGCGGTCATCGGCGGCGGCGACACCGCGATGGAGGAGGCCACCTTCCTCTCGCGCTTCGCCAAGTCGGTCACGATCGTCCACCGCCGGGACAGTCTGCGGGCCTCCAAGGCCATGCAGGAGCGTGCCTTCGCCGACCCGAAGATCAAGTTCATCTGGGACAGCGAGGTCGCCGAGATTCACGGCGATCCGAAGCTCACCGGCCTGACCCTGCGCAACTTGAAGAGCGGCGAGACCGAGCTCCTCCCGGTGACCGGCCTCTTCATCGCCATCGGCCATGACCCGCGCACCGAGCTGTTCAAGGGCCAGCTGGACCTGGACGCCGAGGGCTACCTGAAGGTCACCGCTCCCTCGACCCGCACCAACGTCACGGGCGTCTTCGCCGCCGGCGACGTGGTCGACCACACCTACCGTCAGGCGATCACCGCCGCCGGTACCGGCTGTTCCGCGGCGCTCGACGCCGAGCGCTACCTCGCCACGCTGGCCGACACCGAGGGCCACGAGAAGACGCAGATCGTCACCGCCTGAGCCACGGCTCGACAAGCTTCCTCCCCACACGCCCCCACCAAGACTAAGGAGCCCACAGTGGCCGGCACCCTGAAGAACGTGACCGACGCCTCCTTCGAGCAGGACGTCCTCAAGAGCGACAAGCCCGTACTCGTCGACTTCTGGGCGGCCTGGTGCGGCCCGTGCCGCCAGATCGCCCCGTCGCTGGAGGCCATCGCCGCGGAGCACGCTGAGCAGATCGAGGTCGTGAAGCTGAACATCGACGAGAACCCGGAGACCGCCGCCAAGTACGGCGTCATGTCGATTCCGACCCTCAACGTGTACCAGGGCGGAGAGGTCGCCAAGACGATCGTCGGCGCCAAGCCGAAGGCCGCCATCGTGCGCGACCTCGACGAGTTCATCGGTGAGGGCGCCAAGGGCTGAGCCCAGGCGCACCGGCGATGTTTCACGTGAAACATCGCCCCGACGTTTCACGTGAAACATGGCCACCCCTCGGGGTGGCCATGTTTGTTCTGTGCCCCGTGCCGTACCGCGATCCGCCCCCTCACTAGAGCGGCCGGGGAACGGGGTCCTTCTTCACGGCGCCGAGAAGGCGATCGAGGGCCTGCTCCATGTCCTCCTTCCAGGAGAGGGTGGCCCGCAGCTCCAGCCGCAGCCGGGGGTAGTGGCGGTGCGGCCGCACCGTTTTGAAGCCCACGGCGAGGAGGTGATCGGCGGGAAGCAGGCAGGCCGCGTCGCGCCATCGTGCGTCACCGAACGCCTCCACCGCCCTGAAGTCGCGACGCAGCAGGTCCTTCGCCACGGTCTGCACCAGGACACGGCCCAGCCCCTGGCCCCGGTAGGCGGGCAGCAGCCAGCCCGTCATGAGCTGGACGGCGTCCGGGGCCACCGGGCTGGTAGGGAAGGCGAGCGAGCGGGGGACGTAGGCCGCCGGAGCGTAGAGGGCGAAGCCGACCGGGATGTCGTCGACGTAGACGATGCGGCCGCACGAGCCCCACTCCAGCAGGACGGCGGAGATCCACGATTCCTTCTCTGCTGCCGCCCGCCCCTCCCTGACCGCGGCCTCACCACGGACCGGGTCGAGTTCCCAGAAGACGCAGGAGCGGCACCGTGCGGGGAGCGCTCCGAGGTTGTCCAGGGTGATCGGTGCGAGACGTCGCCCCATACCGGCCGCTCCTCTCCTTGGCCCACCACGCCGTGGAGTACCGCGTGGTCGCCACCCGGCGCGCCCCGTCACAGCGGGCGGAGACACCGGGCATCGGCGCCCTGTGCATCGTAGCCATCGGACTTACGCGCGGTCAGGAGCACAAAGTAGGAGCGGGCCGTGTTCCGGTCGATTCCGGAACACGGCCCGCTCAAGACAGGCGAGGCAGATCCGTCAGTCGGTCTCCCGGCCCTCGCCATCAGCGGGACTCGCGGCGTTCGACTCGCCAGACCCCTCGGCATCCTTGGTCTCCGCGCTCCGGAGCACCGGTCCTTCCTCGGGAGCCAGCGACTGGAGAATGCGCTGGAGGTCGTCCATCGAGGCGAACTCGACGACGATCTTTCCCTTCTTCTGCCCCAGGTCGACCTTGACCCGCGTCTCGAACCGGTCGGAGAGCCGGGTGGAGAGTTCACTCAGGGCGGGGGAGAGTCGAGAGCCGGCGCGAGGTCCCTTGGACCGGGCGGGCGCCGCCTGCCGGGACCCCATCAGCGTCACGACCTCTTCCACGGAACGGACCGAGAGCCCCTCGGCCACGATGCGCAGGGCGAGCCGCTCCTGTTCCTCGGCATCCTCCACCGAGAGAAGCGCGCGGGCGTGACCTGCGGTCAGCACCCCGGCCGCGACCCGGCGCTGGACCGCCGGTGTCAGCTTCAGCAGGCGCAGGGTGTTGGACACCTGCGGACGCGAGCGGCCGATACGGTCGGCCAACTGGTCATGGGTGCAGTTGAAGTCCTGCAACAACTGGTCGTAGGCGGCCGCCTCCTCCAGTGGGTTGAGCTGGGCACGGTGGAGATTCTCCAGCAGCGCGTCGAGGAGAAGCTTCTCGTCCTCGGTGGCACGCACGATCGCGGGGATGGCATCCAGGCCCGCCTCTCGGCAAGCACGCCACCGTCGCTCTCCCATGATCAGCTCGTACCGACCATTGCCCAGCTGGCGGACGACGACCGGCTGGAGGAGGCCGACCTCCTTGATGGAGGTGACGAGTTCAGCGAGGGCGTCCTCGTCGAAGATCTCCCGGGGCTGGCGCGGATTGGGGCTGATGGAGTCCAGCGGCAGCTCGGCGAAGTGGGCGCCGACCGGGCTCGGGGGAAGCTCGTCCGCGGAACGCGGCGATGTTTCACGTGAAACATCGCCGCTCGGAATCCCCGTCACCTTCGCGGCGGCGATCCCGCGTTGCGCGGTGAGGACCGGTGCGGACCCGGTGGCCGGGCCGCCTTGAGCCGGCGTGGACTTCTCCGGTGTAGGCGCTGCGGGAATCAAGGCTCCCAGGCCCCGCCCCAGGCCCCTTCGTCGCTCGCTCACTGCATTCCCTCCGCCATGTTCTGCTGCTCGTTGGGCGCGGCCAGCTGGTTGTGCTGCGCCTCGTAGTGGATTCCGACTCCGCGCAGGGCAATCTCCCGTGCCGCCTCGAAGTACGAGAGCGCGCCGCTCGACCCCGGATCGTAGGTGAGCACGGTCTGCCCGTAGCTCGGTGCCTCGGAGATGCGGACGGAGCGGGGGATGCTCGTCCGGAGGACTTCCTTGCCGAAGTGACCGCGGACCTCTTCGGCGACCTGCGAAGCGAGTCGCGTCCTGCCGTCGTACATGGTGAGCAGGATCGTGGAGACGTGAAGCGCCGGGTTGAGATGGCCTCGGACCAGTTCGACGTTGCGGAGGAGCTGGCCCAGCCCTTCCAACGCGTAGTACTCGCACTGGATGGGGATGAGCACCTCGGCTCCCGCGACCAGTGCGTTGACCGTGAGCAGGCCGAGGGAGGGCGGGCAGTCGATCAGGACGTAGTCGAGCGGCTGCTCGTACGACTTGATGGCGCGCTCCAGGCGACTCTCCCGTGCGACCAGCGAGACGAGTTCGATCTCCGCACCGGCGAGGTCGATCGTGGCCGGTGCGCAGAAGAGGCCCTCGACGTCCGGCACAGGCTGGACCACCTCCGAGAGCGGACGGCTGTCCACCAGGACGTCGTAGATCGACGGCACTTCGGCGTGATGGTCGATCCCCAGCGCGGTGGAGGCGTTGCCCTGCGGGTCGAGGTCGATGACCAGGACTCGGTTGCCGTGCAGCGCCAGCGAGGCCGCGAGGTTGACCGTCGTGGTCGTCTTGCCCACGCCGCCCTTCTGGTTGGCGACCACCATGACCCGGGTCTGTTCGGGGCGTGGCAGACCTTCTCCGGCACGGCCCAGCGCCTGCACACCCAGATGGGCGGTGTGAGCGATGGGGGTGTCGTCCATCGGCGGCGGTGTTTCACGTGAAACATCCGCCCCCACTGTTTCGACACGGGGACCGGGGACCGGATCGGTCATCGGTCCCGCGATGTTGGCGTCGGACCGCAAGGATTCACTCTCCTCGACTTCAGACTCGCAATGAACAGAGCGTGCCATGGTTTCGGGTGCGGGAACCAGCGGGGCCCGTCGTTCTGTGGATGAATCCGCCTCTGTGGACAACTTCGTGACCCGTCCGAGAGGTTTCCGGTCGCGGGGAGTGGCGGCAGCGCGGCCGCGGCTGATGATTCCTTGCAGCGGTGAGCGACGTTTCACGTGAAACACGATGGCCCACCGCGTTCAAGGGGCTCGACCGACACTCCGCGCCACTGCCTCCCGTGGCCCCAACGAGCCGGACCGGGCAACCACTCCGGCCCACCCGGCCGAGGCCACCTGCCCAGCACGAGGGGCCGGCCCCCACGATGGGACCGGCCCCCTGTTGGAAGAACGTGCGCGCCTCAACGCCTCCTGCGGGCCCGCGCTGCCTTGGCCTTCTTCGTGGCGAAGCGGACCCCGCCGGGGCTCTCCCCCACCTCGACGCGCACCACGGTCGAGAGGGGGTCGACGACGCCCTCGCCGACCTGCACGACGGAGGTGGTGACCGCGCCGAGCTTGCTCAGCGCGGCGGAGGCCACCTTCACCTCTTCCTCGGCGGTGTCTCCCTTGAGCGCCAGCATCTCGCCGTAGGGCCGCAGCAGAGGGACGCCCCACCCGGCGAGCCGTTCCAGCGGGGCGACAGCTCGAGCGGTGACGACGTGCACCGGCGGCAGCGTGCCGAGCACCTCCTCAGCACGCCCCCGGACGACGGTGACGTGTTCGAGACCGAGCAGCTCGACGACCTCGGTGAGGAAGGTGGTCCGCCGCAGCAGCGGCTCCAGCAACGTGATGTTGAGGTCGGGGCGGACCAGTGCCAGCGGGATCCCCGGCAGTCCCGCCCCGGAGCCGACGTCGCACACGGAGACGCCCTCGGCGACCACTTCGGAGAGTACGGCGCAGTTGAGCAGGTGGCGCTCCCAGAGCCGGGGCACCTCCCGGGGGCCGATGAGCCCACGCCGCACCCCCGCGTCGGCCAGCAGCTCCGCGTACCGGACGGCATCCGGGAAACGCTCGCCGAAAACCTCCCTGGCCACTGCGGGCGCCTCGGGGAGTTCCGCTGCCTCCGTCACGGGGACCGTCCTTCCGTACCGCGATCTCGAACGTGTTGATGTCTGACGAACAAACTGCCGGGCAGGATGGCGGGTCGAACCGCCGACCTGACAAGGCCCAATCTCCTCGGCCCTCAGGGTCGACCCACAGGACCGGTGACCGACCGGCGATCGGCGACCGGCTCCCGAGGAAACCCGCGGACCGGTGGAGCGGACTCCCCGCAGTACCTGCGTTCCACGGGAAACCACTGTGCTGGGAGAACGCTAACGGCAAGATCCCGCGCCGTGCAGCCCGGCCAGGAGGAATCCGCCACACTCTCACCACCCGGTGGTCCCGTGCGGCTCCCCGCTGTGCCGGCCGACGCCCGCGCCGACCGCGGGTGCCTGTCCCCACCCAGCCGACGACGCACCCCGCGGCGACATGTCTCCGCCCCAGCCGCACACGGCGGGGAACCCGCCGCCCCGACCGCCACCGGCCCCGCCTGTTCACACAGACGGGGCCGGTGGGAGGACGCCCGTGCCGGGCGTTCCGGGGTCAGGCGGGGAGGACGACGACGAACCGCTGGGGCTCCTCGCCCTCGGACTCGCTGCGCAGCCCAGCGGCCTTGACCGCGTCGTGGACGACCTTGCGCTCGAACGGCGTCATGGGGTCGAGCCGGACCGCCTCGCCGGTGCTCCGCGCATCGGCAGCCGCCTTGGCGCCGATCTCGGAGAGTTCCTCGCGCTTCTTCGCCCGGTAACCGCCGATGTCCAGCATGAGGCGGCTGCGGTCGCCCGTCTCCCGGTGCACGGCGAGCCGGGTCAGCTCCTGGAGCGCCTCCAGGACCTCACCGTCACGGCCGACGAGCTTCTGCAGATCGCGGCTTCCGGAGTCACTGATGATCGAGACAGCGGCCCGATCGGCTTCCACGTCCATGTCGATGTCGCCGTCGAGATCGGCGATGTCGAGCAGGCCCTCCAGGTAGTCGGCGGCGATCTCGCCCTCCTGCTCCAGGTGGGACAGCTCGTCGCCGGCCTTGGCGGTGGTGGTGCCTTCCGTCACGGGATGGACTCCTCTACTTCTTGGACGGGTGCTTGGGCTTCTGGCCCTTGCGCTGTCCGGACTTGGCTTGGCCTGTGGAGCCGGACTTGCCCGCCTGACGGCCGGAGGACTTCTTGCCCTCGTCCCCGTCCTGCGACTTCTCCAGCGAGGTGGTGGATTGGTCGGCACCGCGGCCCGAGGAGGCCCGGGTGCGCTGACCGGGGCGCTGGGGCGCGGTGGGCTGTGCCTGGCGCTGCGACTTGCTCTGCCGCTTGGGCTGCTGGCGGCGCGGCGCGGTGGACGCCTCGTCGGCCGGCTCGCCGTCCTCGTCGACGGCGACGGCCCCTGCGGCGCTCTTCGGCCCGATGGTGCCGTCCGTCTGGGCGGCGAGGCCGGCCTTGGTCAGCCCGTTGATGAACTTGCGCTCGTACTCGTTGCGGTCGCGGCCCTTGGCGACGATGGCCTTGACGAGGTTGCGCTCACGCTTGTTGCGGACCTTCGGGTTCATGGCGACGCGCTTCAGGAAGCGCTCCAGGAAGGCGGCCTGCGCCTTGCTGCCCGGGGTCGGGTTCTGGCGGATGACGTACATCTGCTGGCCCATGGTCCACAGGTTGGTGGTCAGCCAGTAGACGAGGACACCGACGGGGAAGTTGATGCCGAAGACGGCGAACATGATCGGGAAGACGTACATCAGCATCTTCTGCTGCTGCATGAACGGCGTCTTCACGGTGGTGTCGACGTTCTTCGTCATCAGCTGGCGCTGGGTGAAGAACTGCGAGGCCGACATCAGGATGATCATGACCGCGGTGACGATGTGCACGTTGGTCGTGGTGGAGCCGAGGGCCTCGACCTTGTCGGCGCCGTCCATGAACTTCGCGGCCAGCGGGGCGCCGATGATGTGCGCCTTCTGGGCGCTGGCGAGGAGCGGCTCGTCGATGAAGCCGATCGTCTTGTTCGACGCGATGCCGTTCAGCACGTGGTAGAGCGCGAAGAAGAACGGCGACTGGAGAAGGATGGGAAGACACGAGGCCAGCGGGTTGGTACCCGAGTCCTTGTAGAGCTTCATCATCTCTTCGGACTGGCGCTGCTTGTCGTTCTTGTAGCGCTCCTGGATCTTCTTCATCTCGGGCTGGAGCGTCTGCATCGCCCGGGTCGCCTTGATCTGCTTCACGAAGAGCGGGATCAGGCAGATACGGATCAGGATCACGAGGGAGACGATGGACAGTCCCCACGCCCAGCCCGTGTCAGCGCCGAAAAGGGCTCCGTACAGTTTGTGGAACTGGACGATCACCCATGACACAGGTGTCGTGATGAAACTGAAGAGACTGGCGATCGTATCCACTGATCAGGCTCCTTGAGCATGGGGCGAGGTCTCGGCGGCCGGGCTCGGGTCCGGCTGGGGGCCCGTCGTGGAGGTGGGGGACGAGGTGTCGCCGTTCCCTCCGGAAGGGGCGTCGGCGTTCTTGCCCTGGCCGGCGCCCCGGTCTCGCCAGGCGTTGCGCAGCATTTCGTGCCATCGCGGTCGCTTGCGCTCAGGCACATGGTCGACACCACCGGGGGACCACGGATTGCACCGCAGGATCCGCCAGGCGGTGAG is drawn from Streptomyces diastaticus subsp. diastaticus and contains these coding sequences:
- the sigM gene encoding RNA polymerase sigma factor SigM, yielding MDEAISGAPDDAELLAAHVGGDPDAFGELVRRHRDRLWAVAIRTLGDREEAADAVQDALVSAYRRAHTFQGRSAVTTWLHRITVNACLDRARKSASRRTSPMDDPERLERVLEPHESAAAPAERGDVRRQLAEALATLAPDQRAALVLVDMQGYPVAEAARVLGVPVGTVKSRCARGRARLLPLVTHLRTDSAPPDRDNSAAGGGRNRTQGASVPPAAGPRDTGPANSAALKGGGGRA
- the trxB gene encoding thioredoxin-disulfide reductase, whose product is MTDVRNVIIIGSGPAGYTAALYTARASLKPLVFEGAVTAGGALMNTTEVENFPGFQDGVMGPELMDNMRAQAERFGAELVPDDIVSVDLSGEIKTVTDTAGTVHRAKTVIVTTGSQHRKLGLPNEDALSGRGVSWCATCDGFFFKDQDIAVIGGGDTAMEEATFLSRFAKSVTIVHRRDSLRASKAMQERAFADPKIKFIWDSEVAEIHGDPKLTGLTLRNLKSGETELLPVTGLFIAIGHDPRTELFKGQLDLDAEGYLKVTAPSTRTNVTGVFAAGDVVDHTYRQAITAAGTGCSAALDAERYLATLADTEGHEKTQIVTA
- the trxA gene encoding thioredoxin, with product MAGTLKNVTDASFEQDVLKSDKPVLVDFWAAWCGPCRQIAPSLEAIAAEHAEQIEVVKLNIDENPETAAKYGVMSIPTLNVYQGGEVAKTIVGAKPKAAIVRDLDEFIGEGAKG
- a CDS encoding GNAT family N-acetyltransferase; this translates as MGRRLAPITLDNLGALPARCRSCVFWELDPVRGEAAVREGRAAAEKESWISAVLLEWGSCGRIVYVDDIPVGFALYAPAAYVPRSLAFPTSPVAPDAVQLMTGWLLPAYRGQGLGRVLVQTVAKDLLRRDFRAVEAFGDARWRDAACLLPADHLLAVGFKTVRPHRHYPRLRLELRATLSWKEDMEQALDRLLGAVKKDPVPRPL
- a CDS encoding ParB/RepB/Spo0J family partition protein, which translates into the protein MSERRRGLGRGLGALIPAAPTPEKSTPAQGGPATGSAPVLTAQRGIAAAKVTGIPSGDVSRETSPRSADELPPSPVGAHFAELPLDSISPNPRQPREIFDEDALAELVTSIKEVGLLQPVVVRQLGNGRYELIMGERRWRACREAGLDAIPAIVRATEDEKLLLDALLENLHRAQLNPLEEAAAYDQLLQDFNCTHDQLADRIGRSRPQVSNTLRLLKLTPAVQRRVAAGVLTAGHARALLSVEDAEEQERLALRIVAEGLSVRSVEEVVTLMGSRQAAPARSKGPRAGSRLSPALSELSTRLSDRFETRVKVDLGQKKGKIVVEFASMDDLQRILQSLAPEEGPVLRSAETKDAEGSGESNAASPADGEGRETD
- a CDS encoding ParA family protein, producing the protein MARSVHCESEVEESESLRSDANIAGPMTDPVPGPRVETVGADVSRETPPPMDDTPIAHTAHLGVQALGRAGEGLPRPEQTRVMVVANQKGGVGKTTTTVNLAASLALHGNRVLVIDLDPQGNASTALGIDHHAEVPSIYDVLVDSRPLSEVVQPVPDVEGLFCAPATIDLAGAEIELVSLVARESRLERAIKSYEQPLDYVLIDCPPSLGLLTVNALVAGAEVLIPIQCEYYALEGLGQLLRNVELVRGHLNPALHVSTILLTMYDGRTRLASQVAEEVRGHFGKEVLRTSIPRSVRISEAPSYGQTVLTYDPGSSGALSYFEAAREIALRGVGIHYEAQHNQLAAPNEQQNMAEGMQ
- the rsmG gene encoding 16S rRNA (guanine(527)-N(7))-methyltransferase RsmG translates to MTEAAELPEAPAVAREVFGERFPDAVRYAELLADAGVRRGLIGPREVPRLWERHLLNCAVLSEVVAEGVSVCDVGSGAGLPGIPLALVRPDLNITLLEPLLRRTTFLTEVVELLGLEHVTVVRGRAEEVLGTLPPVHVVTARAVAPLERLAGWGVPLLRPYGEMLALKGDTAEEEVKVASAALSKLGAVTTSVVQVGEGVVDPLSTVVRVEVGESPGGVRFATKKAKAARARRRR
- a CDS encoding Jag family protein, whose product is MTEGTTTAKAGDELSHLEQEGEIAADYLEGLLDIADLDGDIDMDVEADRAAVSIISDSGSRDLQKLVGRDGEVLEALQELTRLAVHRETGDRSRLMLDIGGYRAKKREELSEIGAKAAADARSTGEAVRLDPMTPFERKVVHDAVKAAGLRSESEGEEPQRFVVVLPA
- the yidC gene encoding membrane protein insertase YidC, which translates into the protein MDTIASLFSFITTPVSWVIVQFHKLYGALFGADTGWAWGLSIVSLVILIRICLIPLFVKQIKATRAMQTLQPEMKKIQERYKNDKQRQSEEMMKLYKDSGTNPLASCLPILLQSPFFFALYHVLNGIASNKTIGFIDEPLLASAQKAHIIGAPLAAKFMDGADKVEALGSTTTNVHIVTAVMIILMSASQFFTQRQLMTKNVDTTVKTPFMQQQKMLMYVFPIMFAVFGINFPVGVLVYWLTTNLWTMGQQMYVIRQNPTPGSKAQAAFLERFLKRVAMNPKVRNKRERNLVKAIVAKGRDRNEYERKFINGLTKAGLAAQTDGTIGPKSAAGAVAVDEDGEPADEASTAPRRQQPKRQSKSQRQAQPTAPQRPGQRTRASSGRGADQSTTSLEKSQDGDEGKKSSGRQAGKSGSTGQAKSGQRKGQKPKHPSKK
- the yidD gene encoding membrane protein insertion efficiency factor YidD; amino-acid sequence: MKYPLLALIKLYQWTISPLLGPVCKYYPSCSHYGYGAIDRHGAIKGTALTAWRILRCNPWSPGGVDHVPERKRPRWHEMLRNAWRDRGAGQGKNADAPSGGNGDTSSPTSTTGPQPDPSPAAETSPHAQGA